GATCGAGGTGTTGCAGGAGCAGTTACGAGAACAGAAAGAGAGGTTAGAGCAGTTAAACCAGTCGATTCCCGATATGAAGATGTTATCGGACATTCGGGAATGGTATAATATACAACAGCATCTCCGGGAAGAGTTGACCCGTTGGCAGGAGGAGTTAGTCGGGGTGGATAAGGAAATCGCCCGGGAGGAAGGGGAGGTGCGGATGGTGCAGGAGCAATATCCCGCGTTCGGGGCGTTACAGGCCATGACATACGAGGCGTTGCAGAAGGCTTGCCGGGAGAGGCAGGAACAACTTGCCACCACCGTGCAGAAGACGCGGGAGGAGTGGTTACATTTAAGTACCCGCCAGCGATTGGTGGATTTTGCGAGGGAGTTGTCGGAGGGTGAACCTTGCCCCCTTTGCGGGGCCTTGTCGCATCCCGCACCCTTACACGCCACGGAAGTCGAGGGTGAGTTGAAGGAGAAGACCGACCGTGTCACGGGCTTGGAGGAAGAAGGGAAGATGTTGGAACGGATGATGTCCCGTCTGGTCGTGATCGGGGAACGGTTGCGGTTGGCAGGGGAACGGAAAGAACAAATCACCCGACAGCAGGCTGTTGTGCGGGAACGGTTACGGGAGCATCTGACCCGTTTTGCGTGGGAAGGGTTTACACCCGATAATATGCAGCACCTGACAGACGAGATGAACCGGGTGGCACTCTTGAATAAGGAGGAAGGGGAGCGGGAGATGGTGTGCGGGAACACGGAGAAGAGCATCGAGCAGAAACGAGTGAATCTTGAAAAGTACGTTGCCCGTCTTGACGAGATCAGCCGGGAGATCGTGCAGCGGGATTCACAGGCCGAATTGTTGCGGGAGCAGCAGGCGGGGTTCGATGGGAAGGAGTACGAGGGGTTGCCCGACACGGAAGTCGGTAAGGAGCTGGAAGGATGTAGGCAGCGTTTTGAGCAGGTCGGGCGGGATTATCAACGGGATGCCGCACGGTTGCAGGTGATCGAGGCGGACTTCCGGAAGTGGGAAGGGAGCGTGGAGGAAAAAAGTAAGGAGGTGACCCGTTTGCAGCAGGAATTGGAAGAGGAAGTACAGGAGTTGGAACATTTGTTGAAAGATTCGGCTTATCCCGATCTGGCAGCGGTTCGGGAGGTGCTAGCCGCTAAGCTGGATTTGCCCGGGGTGCGGGGAGAGATTAATCGTTACCGGGAGCAGGTTCACGCCGTGCAGGTTCGGAAAGCGGAGTTGGAGGTGTTGCTTGCTGGGGTGTCTTATAACGAGGAAGAACACGTTGCGCTATGTCAACGGGTGGAGGCAGCGCTGGTACGGGAACGGGAGATGCTGGCAGAACAGGGAGCTTTAGGGAACCAGATCAAGGATATGGAAACCCGTGTGGCGGCCCGGGAGAAGATCGGGCGGGAGTTGGAAGGTTTGGAGTTACGGTTGACGAATTTGCAGATGTTGAAGGGGTTGTTCCGGGGAAATGATTTCGTGAAGTTCGTTTCGTCGATTTACTTACAGAATCTCTGTAATGCGGCGAACGAGCGTTTTTACCGGATGACCCGCCAGCGCTTGAAACTGGAGTTGAGCGAGGAAAATGATTTCGTGGTACGTGATTTCATGAACGAGGGGCGGGTGAGGAGTGCCCGCACGCTTTCCGGGGGACAGGTGTTCCAAGCCTCGTTATCGTTGGCTTTGGCATTGACGGATAATATCCGCCATCTGACAGGGAGTAGCCAGAACTTTTTCTTTTTGGATGAAGGATTCGGCTCGCTGGACCGGGAGTCGTTGAGTGTCGTCTTCGAAACCTTGAAATCCTTGCGGGCCGAGAACCGGGTGGTCGGGCTGATCTCCCATGTCGAGGAAATGCAGCAGGAGGTTCCGGCGTGTTTATTCGTGGAGAACACGGTGGAGAGGGGGAGCGTGGTGATAATTGATAATTGAAAATGAAAGAGTTCATAAGGTTTGTAAAGTTTGTAAGGTTCATAAAGTTTAATGGACCCCGCGGGCGCTTTACTGGCGGCAGCTTGAGCTGCCGATAAGCACAGTTCAAAGGACACCCGTCACTTTATAAACTTTATGGACCTTATGAACTTTATAAACTTAATTGAATATGGTAAAGGTCGGTTTGTTATCAGATACTCACGGGTGGTTGGACCCGAAGATCGTGGAGTTTTTCAAGGATTGTAACGAAGTGTGGCATTGCGGGGACATCGGGGACGTGGCGATTACGGATGCACTGGCGAAACGGTTCACGTTACACGCCGTGTACGGGAATATTGACGGGGGTATATTACGCCGGATATTCCCGGAAAAAGAGGTGTTTTATTGCGAGAACGTGAAAGTGGTCATCACTCATATCGGAGGTTACCCGGGGCATTATGACCGGAAGATCGCGGAGACGTTACGGCGGGAACGTCCCCAGCTCTTCGTGTGCGGTCACTCGCATATTGCGAAAGTGAAGTATGATCAGGCGTTGGGATGCTTGCATATCAATCCGGGGGCAGCCGGGAAATTCGGGTTCCACACGGTACGGACTGCAGCCCGTTTCGAGATTAACGGGGAACGGATTGAAAACCTTGAATTGATCGAGTTAGAAAAATAAATAATTTAAGAGTCTGTTAGGACATTTAATGCTTTCTGTTTGTTACATTTGTGCAAATTACACGTAGAATAGGAAGAACATAAAGTATATAATAAAGTATGAAAAGAGTATTACTATCGGCGGTTGCATTGCTAATCGCCTGTTTGAGTTGGGAAAATGCTGATGCGCAACGAAAGCCCCGTGAGGTGCAGGAACAAGCGATTAAGTACCAGCGATTAATGCAAATGATTGATGCCGCTTACGTGGATACCGTGAATCTGAAGAAATTGACGGAAGATGCCATCGTGAAGGTACTGGCTGATTTGGACCCTCATTCCGTGTATATTTCCAAAGAAGAGGTTGAAGAAGCGAATGAACCGCTGGACGGGGGCTTTTTTGGGATCGGGATACAGTTTAACGTGCTTAACGATACGTTGCTGGTCGTGGATGTGGTTGCCGGGGGACCTTCCGAGAAGGTGGGCTTGCTGGCCGGAGACCGGATTATTGCCGTTGACGGGGAGAATATCGCCGGAATCGGGATTAGCAACACAGACGTGCGGAAACGGTTGAAAGGCGAGAAAGGGTCTATCGTGAAGGTAAAAGTGAAGAGAGGCAGTGAGATCATTGATTTCAATATCACGCGTGACATGATTCCGATTTATAGCGTTGATGCCTCTTACATGATCGATAAGAATATCGGATATATCAAGATTGCCCGTTTTGCCGCAACCACGGTGGAAGAGTTTGAAAAGGCCGTGACCGAATTGAAAGCGCAGGGTATGAAAGACCTGATTATCGACCTGCAAGGAAACGGGGGCGGTTACATGGGTGCCGCTATCGGTTTGGCCGATCATTTGCTTGACGGGGAGAAGTTGATCGTGTACACGGATAGTCCCGCTTTCGGGCGTATGGGCGAGTCGTCCACACCGGCCGGGTTGTTCCAAGACGGCCGGGTGGTCGTGTTGATTGACGGGAACTCGGCCTCTGCCAGCGAAATCGTGTCGGGAGCGGTGCAGGATTGGGACCGTGGGTTGATCGTGGGACGTCGTTCTTTCGGTAAGGGACTTGTGCAACGGCAGTTCCCGTTGACGGACGGTTCTATGGTTCGTCTGACGGTGTCGCATTACTTCACACCGTCGGGTCGGTGCATCCAGAAACCTTACAAGGGGAAGGATTATCAGGCCGAGGTGTTCGAACGGTATAATAGTGGCGAGATGTTCAGTGCCGATAGTATCGAGTTGACGGATTCCACGAAATATTACACGAAGAAGGATCATCGTCTGGTTTACGGTGGGGGTGGTATTATTCCTGACGTGTTTGTACCGATTGACACGGGGATCAATTACAGCTACTTTAATCGTTTGCTGGCAAAGGGCGTGATCAATGAATATGTGTTGAATTACGTGGACAAGAACCGGGAGTCGCTTAAAAAGAAATACCCGAAGTTCGAGATGTTCCAGAAGAATTTCCAGGTGACAAGTGATATGATTGATGAGATCGTGAAAAACGGCGAAAAACAAGGCGTGAAGAAGGATGAGAAACTTTTCACCCCGATCGTGCCGGAAATCAAGTTGTTCGTGAAGTCGCTGATTGCCCGTGATCTTTGGAATATGAACGAGTTGTACCGAATCTCCAACGAGGAGAACAAGATACTGAAAGCTGCCGTGAAGGCATTGCATGACGGGACGTATGGGAAGATTATCAAGTAACGGGACGTTACTTGATAAGTTGCAGGTTGGCAGGTTACAGGTTTCGGGGATTTGAATATTTTGGCCTCAACTTGTAACCTGTTAATTTGTAAGCGAATTGAAAAAGTTGTTTTTTAGTTCATCCCTTTGGCCTGTTTTTTGTTGCAAATATTTATTGATGTTAACAGTTATGGCGTGTATGAGGTATTTTAACCTGTAACTTGTAACCTGTTAACTTGTAACCGAACTGAAAAACTCGTTTTTCAGTTCTACCATATTAACCTTAAATTTAGTGGAATGAAGAAGTTTTTATTAGTGGTGCTTGCCATGGTCATGTTAGGTAGCGTGCAGGCCCAAACGTCGTTTAAAAACAAGGTGGAAGGTTTAACCGGGACGGAATTCTATTTTGGTCCGAAGTTCGGGTTTAACGTGGCAAGTATCAGTGACGGTTTGAACAAGAGTAAGTTTAGTTTCCATCTAGGAGCTTTTGCCGAGTTTAAATTTAATGATCTTTTCGGTTTGCAGACGGAGTTGATCTATTCTCGTCAAGGAGATAAAGGAAAGTCCGGGGGTGTGAAGACATGGGCCCGCGTGAATTATTTGAATATTCCTGTTTTGGCTAAATTTTATGTTTGGGAAGGGGTTAGCGTTGATCTCGGGCCGCAACTGGGTTTTGCCTTGAATGGTAAGAATAAAACAAAATCCGGGGGAACGGAAGTGAAAACGGATATTGATCATTTAAACACGGTGGATTTGAGTTTTGCTATGGGGTTGTCTTACGATTTCAACATGGGATTGGTCGTTTCTGCCCGTTACAATTTGGGGTTGACGAACGTGATCGAGAAAGATAAATTCGGTGGTAATAACCAGAATCGGGTGTTCCAGTTATCAGCCGGTTGGAAATTCTAGGCGTTTACTGTGGAATATAGAAACTCGTAAGTTTCATGACGTGAGATAGATGAGTTTTACTGAAAAGACCGCACTTTGAATATTCAGGTGCGGTCTTTTTATTTAATATCGTATTGTTGCTTGTAAGTCAACGGGAATAATTAATATGACTGATTTTGAGGCTTGGAAGGTGTGATTTAGGTATGAAACTAGGGCTTGTTTCGAGTATTATTTAACGAACCTTTTTTGATATTACAAATGTAGTTATTTCTTTTAATTACCAAAAAGTTGTCATAAGGTTTAATATGTTTGTAATCAATGGTTAAACGATAGTAATTGTTCTTTGCACATGACTTTCTAAAAGTCGTTTTGGACGATCTCTATAAACCTTCGTTTAACGAATCAAAAAATGATAGTGTAAAGTGGTTGTCAGACCCGTAAAGTGGGGACTGGTTGCAGGGACTGTCTAAATATCGTTTAGGCAGTCCTTTTGCTATTGTCTTAATAATTTCCGGGTTAATGTTTCCGGGGCTTGGAGGTGTTCCGGGAGATATTCCGCTTGGTTGGCCCGGGAGGGACAGATGTCGATGCCCCCGCGACGGGTGTAGATACAGGATACTGCGAGAATCTCCGGGTGGAAGAGGTCCCACAAGCGTTTGTAGGTCATTTCACATATCTCTTCGTGGAAGTGGTTCTCGTTTCGCAGGGAGACGATGTATTTCAAGAGGGAGGTATGATCCGGCAGGCAGTCGGCTTGTATGTGGATGTAGATGCTACCCCAATCGGGTTGTTTCGTGATCTTGCAGTTACTCCGTAACAGGTGGCTACATGCCTTGATTTCCCCTCTTCCGGTTGTCCGGCTTTCCAGTAATGCCGGGTTTTCATTGTACTCGGTGAAGGTTTCCCGTTCGATGCCGGGTGTGGCTTCCAATAGCGTGTAATCTTGAAAATCGAAATACGGTTTTTCGGGGGCTTGACGGAAAAACGTGGCTTCTACACGGGTTTGCAGTATTTGTTCGAGGTCCGATTTTACGATTTGGAGGTATGTTTCTACGCCCGAGGGAGTGTCTTCCCCGAGGCGGGTCATGTTTAAGGAGTTCAAGTATAGTTTCAGCGATTTACTTTCCACGATACACGGGCTGTTGGCTGGGTATACCAGTTTTAGAACGCCGCACACGGGTAAGCCGTTTCGGGCCAAGAATCCGGCCTCGTAGGCGTGCCAGGTGTCGAATCCCCAGAACAATTCTTCCGGGGTATGAATATCGTAAATCTCCCGGTTCAGGCTACGCGGGACCGGAACGAGAATTGACGGGCAATAATCGGTCGGGTAGGCAACTTGTTGGCCGAGGACTTTGGATTCAATACTCATGATCAGAAGTTTTGCATGTTGTATAATTTCGTGTAGATGCCATCCAGAGCCAACAGTTCTTCATGGCGTCCCCGTTCCACGATTTTACCCTCGTGGAAAACGCAGATCATGTCGGCGTTGCGGATCGTTGAAAGACGATGGGCCACGACGATGGAGGTGCGGTTTTTCATCAGGTTATCGAGGGCCTCCTGCACGAGCTTTTCCGACTCGGTGTCCAGTGCGGAGGTCGCCTCGTCGAGGATCATGATGGGCGGGTTTTTCAACACGGCCCGGGCGATGCTCAAGCGTTGGCGTTGTCCACCGCTTAATTTGCCCCCGCGGTCCCCGATACAGGTGTCATATCCTTTCTCGGTTTGCATGATAAACTCGTGGGCATTGGCAATCCGGGCTGCCCGTTCGACCTCTTCCCGGGTGGCCGATTCGACGCCGAAGGCGATGTTATTAAAGATAGTATCGTTAAAGAGGATCGGGTCTTGGTTCACATTCCCCATGAGTTCACGTAAGCCGTGTAACGACACGTCCTTGATGTTGATGCCGTCGATTAGGATTTCCCCCTTGATCACGTCGTAGAAACGGGGCAAGAGATCGACAAAGGTACTCTTCCCGGAGCCGGATTGTCCGACGAGGGCAACGGTCTGTCCTTTTCCTATTTTGACATTCACGTCCTTTAGGACGACGCGGTCCGGACGGTAAGCAAAACTCACGTTGCGGTACTCGATCTCTTTATTGAACCCGTTTAACGGTTTCGGTTGTTCGGGTTCCAGTATGGTTGATTCGGCATTTAGTATCTGGTCGATACGGTCCATGGCGGCGGCTCCTTTCTGGATGCTGTATAGTGCCGTGGAGAATTGTTTTGCCGGGTTGATGATCGAGTAGAAGAGAGCGATATAGGCGATAAAGCTTGAGGCATCCATGAGAGGTGTCTGCCCGAGAATAAGAAGGCCTCCGAACCACACGACGATTACCACGACGATGGTTCCGAGGAATTCACTCATCGGGTGAGCGAGTGAACGACGCCACATCAGGCGGTTCATGATCTGGCGATACTGTTCATTATGCGAGGTAAATAACTTATCCATCTTATCCTCGGCGTTGAATGCCTTGATCACGCGGAGGCCGGAAAGGGTTTCCTCGATGTTGGATAGGATTTCACCCATCTTGTCCTGCCCTTCCTTGGAGCGCTTTTTCAAGGTCTTTCCCACCTTACCGATCAAGGTTCCCATGATGGGCAGTAGTACCAGCACGAACAGGGTTAGTTGCCAGCTCATGAAGATCATTCCGGAGAGGTAGATCAGGATGATGATGGGGTTCTGGAAGAACATTTCCAACGAGTTCATGATGGAGTTCTCCACTTCCTGTACGTCACCCGTGGTTCGGGCGATGATGTCACCCTTGCGTTCTTCGGAGAAGAAGGGAAGAGGCAATGATAATATCTTTTGGTATATTTTCCGACGAATATCCCGCACGACACCATTCCGGATGAACACGATCTCGTAGGAGGCGAGATAGGAGAATCCCGTTTTGAATAATGCGGCTAGTACGAAGAAACCACCAGCAAATAGTAAGGTGGTTGATGCGGAAAAATGTTGTTTTGATAGCGTGACGTAATAGTTGAAGTTCGTCATCAAGCTCTCCTTGTTTAGTTCGAATGGTACGAGTTCTGTTACTTCTTCCGTCACGTTGAAAAGGATGTTTAGCACGGGTACGAGTAGCACGAACGAAACAGAGCCGAAAGCAGCGGAAAGAATATTGTAGAAGATGTTTTTTCCGAGTCTGGATTTGTAAGGAGGGATGAACCTCTTCAAAATTTGTATGAAATCACGCATAATAATTGAAAATTGAAAGTTGAAAATTGAAAATGAGAATAGAATACATTTTCAATTCTCCATTTCCAATTTTCAATTGTTTTATAGTTTTCCCGTGTAGTTTGATGGGCTGATTTGTTTGAGTTGTTCTTTCAACTCGGCAGATATGTCAAGAGTGTCGATAAACTCGGCAATGGAGGCTTGTGTTACCTTGCTGTTGGTACGGGTAAGGGCTTTTAACGCCTCGTACGGGTTGGGGTAAGCTTCGCGGCGAAGTATGGTCTGGATGGCCTCGGCTACCACGGCCCAGTTATCCTCTAGGTCTGCCTCGATGGCCGCCTTGTTGATGATCAGTTTGTTCAATCCTTTCAGCGTGGATTTGAAGGCGATGATCGTGTGGGCCAAGGGTACCCCGATGTTACGTAAGACGGTGGAATCCGTGAGGTCACGTTGCAGACGGGAGATTGGCAATTTGTTGCTGAGGTGGTCAAGCACGGCATTTGCTATTCCCAGGTTGCCTTCCGAGTTCTCGAAGTCGATCGGGTTTACCTTGTGGGGCATGGCTGACGAGCCAACTTCTCCGGCCTTGATTTTTTGTTTGAAGTAGGCCATGGAGATATACGTCCAGAAGTCACGATCCAAGTCCACCACGATGTTGTTGATGCGGCGCAGGTTGTCGAACACGGCGGCAAAGTTGTCGTAGTTGGATATTTGGGTGGTGTATTGTTCCCGTTCTATTTTCAGTTTTTCGGTAAGGAACTTGTTGGCAAATGCCGTCCAGTCGATCTCCGGGTAAGCCACGTTGTGGGCGTTGAAGTTCCCGGTGGCACCTCCGAATTTACCGGAACAAGCTACTTTTTTCAGTAGTTCCAGTTGTTTGGTCAGACGATAGACGAATACACGGATCTCTTTACCCAATCGGGTCGGGGATGCCGGTTGCCCGTGGGTTTTTGCCAGCATGGGTACGTCTTTCCACTCTTCGGCCAGCTCTTCGAGTTTGGCGATCAGTTCGTCAATCACGGGATAGTACACGTCGTGAATGGCATCACGGAAAGAACAGGGTACTGCCGTGTTGTTGATGTCTTGTGAAGTCAACCCGAAGTGAATGAATTCTTTGTACTCGTGGAGGTTCAGTGCGTCGAACCGTTCCTTGATGAAGTATTCCACGGCTTTCACGTCGTGGTTGGTTACTTTCTCGATGTCTTTGATCTTTTGGGCATCCTCGACGGTAAAGTCCAGGTATATTTCTTTCAAGTTGTCAAACAGCGCATGGTCGAATCCCCGTAGTTGTGGTAACGGTAACTCGCAGAGAGCGATGAAGTATTCAACCTCTACCATTACCCTGTAACGAATCAGGGCACTCTCGGAAAAGTAGTTTGCCAAGCTATCTACTTTGTCCCTGTATCTGCCGTCAATCGGCGAAATTGCTGTTAATGCTTGCATATGTTATTTGTTTTTCACGTTATTGTTAAATCAAGGAATTTACTTTCTCACGCGAAAGTACAAAATAGTTCGTAAAGTTTATAAAGTAGTGGAAAGTTTATAAAGTTCGTAAGGTTCGTAAAGTCTGTGGACTCCTAGTAGGGCGTTTTGTCTATGGCTGCAGGAACTGCCGACAGATACAGTCCGGAGGACGCCCGTGATTTTGGACTTTATGAACTTTCAGAATCGAAGATTCGACTTTACAAACTTTATGAACTCTAAGGCCACGTCGTTGCCTTGATGTTTGCGAAAAAATGTTTAAGTTTACGGGAAATTTAATGCACTGTTTATGGGTTTTGCACGAGATTTTTCGAGAGGAATACGAGCATACGGGAAGGCGATAAGTTTGTTGTTTTCTAGTAAGTTGTGGTATTTTATGCTTTTCCCGGTGGTAATTGTCATCGTGTTGTTCGTGGCCGGTAATTATGCCGTGGGGTATTTGGGGGACGGACTTTCCGGTGTGATCGAGGCGAAAATGACGGAGTGGATCGAGGGTATATCGTGGTTGGAATGGGTGTCGGGAGTGGCCGGATTCTTGGTAAAGTTGTTAACCCGTTTCCTGTATTATATACTATTTATTTCGTTCGGGGGGTACGTGGTAATGGTGGTGATGTCGCCCGTTTACTCGTGGCTTTCGGAACGGACGGAAGCGATCGTGTCGGGACGGGAGTACCCGTTTAACCTGAAACAATTGGTTTGGGAAATCGGACGAGGTATTGCGATTTCGTTACGTTGTATGATCCTGCAATTACTCGTGATGATTGTGTTGTTTTTCGGCTCTTTTATTCCTTTGGCCGGATTGGTTATGCCTGTACTGACCTTTGGAGTGGGGGCTTATTTCTACGGGTTCGCTTTTATGGATTATGCTGTGGAGAGAAAGCGTTTCCGGGTAAAGGAGAGTGTTCGTTATATGCGACATAATGCGGGAAGCGTGACGGCTATCGGGACTGTGTTTGCCTTGTCGTTGATGATCCCGTGGGGGAGTATCGTGGTTTGCAGTTTCGTGTCGTTACTTTCAGTAGTGGCGGGAACGGTAGTGGTCGAGGAACAGTTGGGGGAGGAAAATATTCAAAAATTGAAAGATATAGCATGATGAGAAAGTGGTTGATTGTTTTGGTTTTGTTGATGGGAAGCCTGCAGATGTTTGCCGGGGAGGAAAAAAATGATTCGGGGGAGAATCGGGAACTGGTTTACAAGGTGGATATTAAGGACGAGATTGGTCCTAGTATATGGCGGTTGGTGAAAAGGTCTTTTGACCGGGC
The window above is part of the Butyricimonas paravirosa genome. Proteins encoded here:
- a CDS encoding AAA family ATPase; translation: MLPVKLTLEGIYSYRERQTIDFTRLTEARLFGIFGPVGSGKSTILEAMIYAIYGTIDRLNNDVKYNVMNLQSDRLFVDFEFRAGEDGRLYRATVECRRNKKRFADVSSPKYLYHVWEGDEWLPCTREEVVGAIGLTAQNFKRVVIIPQGKFQEFLMLRDKERTDMMMELFGELRRYDLGGRVAYLEGETTRRVIDLRGQLTGLGEVNGEQLAERKQRYAALQEEIAGVKKEIHEGQEQVERGKKVKQLTDERVARQEEERKLLERREAMAGLQARVDEYERCLQQFQQPLSRHDETGRRLAESVRVLSGYREQLTAKQAELTRFSGQFSQLKQAYEGRDVLKERAGQLERLLHLRTISKEQDELKERHRKGEEIVVATRREIEVLQEQLREQKERLEQLNQSIPDMKMLSDIREWYNIQQHLREELTRWQEELVGVDKEIAREEGEVRMVQEQYPAFGALQAMTYEALQKACRERQEQLATTVQKTREEWLHLSTRQRLVDFARELSEGEPCPLCGALSHPAPLHATEVEGELKEKTDRVTGLEEEGKMLERMMSRLVVIGERLRLAGERKEQITRQQAVVRERLREHLTRFAWEGFTPDNMQHLTDEMNRVALLNKEEGEREMVCGNTEKSIEQKRVNLEKYVARLDEISREIVQRDSQAELLREQQAGFDGKEYEGLPDTEVGKELEGCRQRFEQVGRDYQRDAARLQVIEADFRKWEGSVEEKSKEVTRLQQELEEEVQELEHLLKDSAYPDLAAVREVLAAKLDLPGVRGEINRYREQVHAVQVRKAELEVLLAGVSYNEEEHVALCQRVEAALVREREMLAEQGALGNQIKDMETRVAAREKIGRELEGLELRLTNLQMLKGLFRGNDFVKFVSSIYLQNLCNAANERFYRMTRQRLKLELSEENDFVVRDFMNEGRVRSARTLSGGQVFQASLSLALALTDNIRHLTGSSQNFFFLDEGFGSLDRESLSVVFETLKSLRAENRVVGLISHVEEMQQEVPACLFVENTVERGSVVIIDN
- a CDS encoding metallophosphoesterase family protein, which produces MVKVGLLSDTHGWLDPKIVEFFKDCNEVWHCGDIGDVAITDALAKRFTLHAVYGNIDGGILRRIFPEKEVFYCENVKVVITHIGGYPGHYDRKIAETLRRERPQLFVCGHSHIAKVKYDQALGCLHINPGAAGKFGFHTVRTAARFEINGERIENLELIELEK
- a CDS encoding S41 family peptidase — encoded protein: MKRVLLSAVALLIACLSWENADAQRKPREVQEQAIKYQRLMQMIDAAYVDTVNLKKLTEDAIVKVLADLDPHSVYISKEEVEEANEPLDGGFFGIGIQFNVLNDTLLVVDVVAGGPSEKVGLLAGDRIIAVDGENIAGIGISNTDVRKRLKGEKGSIVKVKVKRGSEIIDFNITRDMIPIYSVDASYMIDKNIGYIKIARFAATTVEEFEKAVTELKAQGMKDLIIDLQGNGGGYMGAAIGLADHLLDGEKLIVYTDSPAFGRMGESSTPAGLFQDGRVVVLIDGNSASASEIVSGAVQDWDRGLIVGRRSFGKGLVQRQFPLTDGSMVRLTVSHYFTPSGRCIQKPYKGKDYQAEVFERYNSGEMFSADSIELTDSTKYYTKKDHRLVYGGGGIIPDVFVPIDTGINYSYFNRLLAKGVINEYVLNYVDKNRESLKKKYPKFEMFQKNFQVTSDMIDEIVKNGEKQGVKKDEKLFTPIVPEIKLFVKSLIARDLWNMNELYRISNEENKILKAAVKALHDGTYGKIIK
- a CDS encoding porin family protein, which translates into the protein MKKFLLVVLAMVMLGSVQAQTSFKNKVEGLTGTEFYFGPKFGFNVASISDGLNKSKFSFHLGAFAEFKFNDLFGLQTELIYSRQGDKGKSGGVKTWARVNYLNIPVLAKFYVWEGVSVDLGPQLGFALNGKNKTKSGGTEVKTDIDHLNTVDLSFAMGLSYDFNMGLVVSARYNLGLTNVIEKDKFGGNNQNRVFQLSAGWKF
- a CDS encoding NADPH-dependent 7-cyano-7-deazaguanine reductase QueF, which produces MSIESKVLGQQVAYPTDYCPSILVPVPRSLNREIYDIHTPEELFWGFDTWHAYEAGFLARNGLPVCGVLKLVYPANSPCIVESKSLKLYLNSLNMTRLGEDTPSGVETYLQIVKSDLEQILQTRVEATFFRQAPEKPYFDFQDYTLLEATPGIERETFTEYNENPALLESRTTGRGEIKACSHLLRSNCKITKQPDWGSIYIHIQADCLPDHTSLLKYIVSLRNENHFHEEICEMTYKRLWDLFHPEILAVSCIYTRRGGIDICPSRANQAEYLPEHLQAPETLTRKLLRQ
- a CDS encoding ABC transporter ATP-binding protein; this encodes MRDFIQILKRFIPPYKSRLGKNIFYNILSAAFGSVSFVLLVPVLNILFNVTEEVTELVPFELNKESLMTNFNYYVTLSKQHFSASTTLLFAGGFFVLAALFKTGFSYLASYEIVFIRNGVVRDIRRKIYQKILSLPLPFFSEERKGDIIARTTGDVQEVENSIMNSLEMFFQNPIIILIYLSGMIFMSWQLTLFVLVLLPIMGTLIGKVGKTLKKRSKEGQDKMGEILSNIEETLSGLRVIKAFNAEDKMDKLFTSHNEQYRQIMNRLMWRRSLAHPMSEFLGTIVVVIVVWFGGLLILGQTPLMDASSFIAYIALFYSIINPAKQFSTALYSIQKGAAAMDRIDQILNAESTILEPEQPKPLNGFNKEIEYRNVSFAYRPDRVVLKDVNVKIGKGQTVALVGQSGSGKSTFVDLLPRFYDVIKGEILIDGINIKDVSLHGLRELMGNVNQDPILFNDTIFNNIAFGVESATREEVERAARIANAHEFIMQTEKGYDTCIGDRGGKLSGGQRQRLSIARAVLKNPPIMILDEATSALDTESEKLVQEALDNLMKNRTSIVVAHRLSTIRNADMICVFHEGKIVERGRHEELLALDGIYTKLYNMQNF
- the purB gene encoding adenylosuccinate lyase: MQALTAISPIDGRYRDKVDSLANYFSESALIRYRVMVEVEYFIALCELPLPQLRGFDHALFDNLKEIYLDFTVEDAQKIKDIEKVTNHDVKAVEYFIKERFDALNLHEYKEFIHFGLTSQDINNTAVPCSFRDAIHDVYYPVIDELIAKLEELAEEWKDVPMLAKTHGQPASPTRLGKEIRVFVYRLTKQLELLKKVACSGKFGGATGNFNAHNVAYPEIDWTAFANKFLTEKLKIEREQYTTQISNYDNFAAVFDNLRRINNIVVDLDRDFWTYISMAYFKQKIKAGEVGSSAMPHKVNPIDFENSEGNLGIANAVLDHLSNKLPISRLQRDLTDSTVLRNIGVPLAHTIIAFKSTLKGLNKLIINKAAIEADLEDNWAVVAEAIQTILRREAYPNPYEALKALTRTNSKVTQASIAEFIDTLDISAELKEQLKQISPSNYTGKL
- a CDS encoding EI24 domain-containing protein, coding for MGFARDFSRGIRAYGKAISLLFSSKLWYFMLFPVVIVIVLFVAGNYAVGYLGDGLSGVIEAKMTEWIEGISWLEWVSGVAGFLVKLLTRFLYYILFISFGGYVVMVVMSPVYSWLSERTEAIVSGREYPFNLKQLVWEIGRGIAISLRCMILQLLVMIVLFFGSFIPLAGLVMPVLTFGVGAYFYGFAFMDYAVERKRFRVKESVRYMRHNAGSVTAIGTVFALSLMIPWGSIVVCSFVSLLSVVAGTVVVEEQLGEENIQKLKDIA